In Streptomyces sp. NBC_00448, the following are encoded in one genomic region:
- a CDS encoding SDR family oxidoreductase, translating into MSEETNGPVNGQEGGHDGGQDGSRTIALVTGANKGIGYEIAAGLGALGWSVGVGARNDERREAAVQKLRKDGVDAFGVPLDVTDDASVAAAARLIEERAGRLDVLVNNAGVTGAAPQTPTTVALDTVRTAVETNVIGVLRVTNALLPLLRRSASPRIVNMSSSVGSLTLQSTPGAEVGPISAAYSASKTFLNAVTVQYAKELADTNILINAGCPGYCATDLNGFRGVRTPEQGAGIAIRLASLPDDGPTGTFSDDAGVVPW; encoded by the coding sequence ATGAGCGAAGAGACGAACGGACCCGTGAACGGCCAGGAAGGCGGCCACGACGGCGGCCAGGACGGCAGCCGGACGATCGCGCTGGTCACCGGCGCGAACAAGGGCATCGGATACGAGATCGCGGCCGGCCTCGGCGCCCTCGGCTGGAGCGTCGGCGTCGGCGCCAGGAACGACGAACGCCGGGAAGCCGCCGTACAGAAACTCCGGAAGGACGGCGTGGACGCGTTCGGCGTCCCGCTCGACGTGACCGACGACGCGAGCGTGGCCGCCGCCGCCCGCCTGATCGAGGAGCGCGCCGGCCGCCTCGACGTCCTCGTCAACAACGCCGGCGTGACCGGCGCCGCGCCGCAGACGCCCACCACCGTCGCCCTCGACACCGTACGGACGGCCGTGGAGACCAACGTCATCGGCGTCCTCCGCGTCACCAACGCGCTGCTGCCGCTGCTGCGCCGCTCGGCGTCGCCGCGGATCGTGAACATGTCCAGCAGCGTCGGCTCCCTCACCCTCCAGAGCACGCCCGGCGCCGAGGTGGGCCCGATCTCCGCGGCGTACTCGGCGTCGAAGACGTTCCTCAACGCCGTCACCGTCCAGTACGCCAAGGAGCTGGCGGACACGAACATCCTGATCAACGCGGGCTGCCCCGGCTACTGCGCGACCGACCTCAACGGCTTCCGCGGGGTGCGCACCCCCGAGCAGGGCGCCGGGATCGCCATCCGGCTCGCGTCCCTCCCCGACGACGGCCCGACCGGCACCTTCTCCGACGACGCCGGCGTGGTGCCCTGGTAA
- a CDS encoding class I SAM-dependent methyltransferase, which produces MSGRALSFGATAEAYERFRPGYPDELVDVVAEFAGRPVRTALEIGAGTGKATRLFARHGIAVTATEPDGAMLAELRKHVPAHVRTVRAAFEELRPGGAGGGEGQGEGGGEGGARTYGLVYAAAALHWTDPDGRWPRVAALLEPGGVFASFGGPVELADPALAEAIRAARAPFLDSDDIPSPDGTPPDHAMQWPGTELQRSAWFEDVQQVLIRRRLTMSADDYLGHLSTISAYLMLPAPERAQAFRAIGQVLPATVGIAADITAHLARRRPGPAAPKPS; this is translated from the coding sequence ATGTCAGGACGCGCGCTGAGTTTCGGAGCGACGGCGGAGGCGTACGAGCGCTTCCGCCCGGGGTACCCCGACGAACTGGTCGACGTGGTGGCGGAGTTCGCGGGCCGACCGGTGCGCACGGCACTGGAGATCGGTGCCGGGACCGGCAAGGCCACCCGCCTGTTCGCCCGCCACGGCATCGCCGTCACCGCGACCGAGCCCGACGGCGCGATGCTCGCGGAGCTGCGCAAGCACGTGCCGGCACACGTCCGTACGGTGCGGGCCGCGTTCGAAGAGCTGCGACCGGGCGGCGCGGGCGGCGGCGAAGGTCAGGGCGAGGGCGGCGGCGAGGGCGGGGCCAGGACGTACGGCCTGGTCTACGCCGCCGCGGCCCTGCACTGGACGGACCCGGACGGCCGCTGGCCCCGCGTGGCCGCGCTCCTCGAACCGGGCGGCGTGTTCGCCTCCTTCGGCGGGCCGGTCGAACTGGCCGACCCCGCCCTGGCGGAGGCGATCCGCGCCGCCCGCGCACCGTTCCTGGACAGCGACGACATCCCGTCGCCCGACGGCACACCCCCGGACCACGCCATGCAGTGGCCGGGCACCGAACTCCAACGGTCCGCGTGGTTCGAGGACGTCCAACAGGTCTTGATCCGGAGGCGCTTGACGATGAGCGCCGACGACTACCTCGGCCACCTCTCGACCATCTCGGCCTACCTGATGCTGCCCGCCCCGGAACGGGCCCAGGCGTTCCGCGCGATCGGCCAGGTCCTCCCCGCGACGGTCGGGATCGCCGCGGACATCACCGCCCACCTCGCCCGCCGCCGCCCCGGCCCCGCGGCGCCGAAACCGAGTTGA
- a CDS encoding GNAT family N-acetyltransferase: MADLRLRIHQPADEAAFLDWQHVHNTIIPTHVLSLADVRDRSRRHHLEVAYLDDVLVGCSTVRPPADDTRTATVIARVLPPYRRRGFGARLYARGLDRARELGAEVVETVVLSSNEDGLRFASRHGFAEIERYLLPGDTIPWIDLRLS, from the coding sequence ATGGCCGACCTCCGCCTGCGCATCCACCAGCCCGCCGACGAGGCCGCGTTCCTCGACTGGCAGCACGTCCACAACACGATCATCCCGACGCACGTCCTGTCCCTGGCCGACGTACGGGACCGGTCCCGGCGCCACCACCTCGAAGTCGCCTACCTCGACGACGTGTTGGTGGGATGCAGTACGGTGCGCCCGCCGGCGGACGACACCCGGACCGCCACCGTGATCGCCCGCGTGCTGCCTCCGTACCGCCGCCGCGGGTTCGGCGCGCGGCTCTACGCGCGAGGGCTCGACCGCGCACGCGAGCTTGGAGCCGAGGTGGTCGAGACCGTCGTGCTGTCCTCCAACGAGGACGGACTGCGCTTCGCCTCGCGGCACGGCTTCGCCGAGATCGAGAGGTACCTGCTGCCCGGCGACACGATTCCCTGGATCGACCTCCGCCTCAGCTGA
- a CDS encoding TetR/AcrR family transcriptional regulator gives MDEVKGTGESVKRPDKRAERSRRTREKIVAAARDLFVAQGYGVTSLQEVADRAGVAVQTVYFVFRTKRGLFKDVVDTTIAGDAEPVATMDREWFRAACAEPTAAGQLRSHVRGVGDILGRVAPIMPVIAAAAATDQEIAAQWPAAGPDPRYTVQHAAAKALTAKPDARPDVDADRAADLLYGLLSPELYLIFVRDRGWSPEAWEEWAATTLAAQLCTDAPLSTGRGQAGVS, from the coding sequence ATGGATGAAGTCAAGGGAACCGGCGAAAGCGTCAAGCGCCCCGACAAGCGGGCCGAGCGCTCGCGGCGCACCCGCGAGAAGATCGTCGCGGCGGCGCGGGACCTGTTCGTCGCGCAGGGGTACGGCGTGACGAGCCTGCAGGAGGTGGCGGATCGCGCGGGTGTGGCCGTCCAGACCGTGTACTTCGTCTTCCGCACCAAGCGCGGGCTGTTCAAGGACGTCGTCGACACGACCATCGCGGGCGACGCCGAACCGGTCGCCACGATGGACCGCGAGTGGTTCCGCGCCGCGTGCGCCGAGCCCACCGCGGCCGGTCAACTGCGCTCCCACGTCAGGGGAGTAGGCGACATCCTCGGCCGTGTCGCCCCGATCATGCCGGTGATCGCGGCCGCGGCGGCCACGGACCAGGAGATCGCCGCGCAGTGGCCGGCGGCCGGTCCCGACCCGCGCTACACCGTCCAGCACGCCGCGGCGAAGGCGCTGACCGCCAAGCCCGACGCCCGCCCCGACGTCGATGCCGACCGCGCCGCCGACCTGCTCTACGGGCTGCTCAGCCCGGAGCTGTACCTGATCTTCGTCCGCGATCGGGGCTGGTCCCCCGAGGCGTGGGAGGAGTGGGCCGCCACTACCCTCGCCGCCCAACTCTGCACCGACGCCCCGCTCTCCACCGGCCGCGGGCAGGCCGGCGTCAGCTGA
- a CDS encoding class I SAM-dependent methyltransferase, whose amino-acid sequence MGETRTAAELDQEAAVRGYMEDFYRDGKPPWDCGITPPELVALVEGPDALAPGRALELGCGTGTNAVYLARHGWQVAAVDLVDRAVRQAREKAAAAEVDIPVLCADATRLDEVGLPGPYDLFFDLSCYCGIPPHRRDAYAAGLTRRAAPGAHLLMFGYGPGAFDDLVSGVTADELTARFTGWRLVDVTPGTNPVPTFWFTLHRRRHGVSPG is encoded by the coding sequence ATGGGCGAGACACGAACGGCCGCGGAACTCGATCAAGAGGCCGCGGTGCGCGGCTACATGGAGGACTTCTACCGGGACGGCAAGCCGCCCTGGGACTGCGGGATCACCCCGCCCGAGCTCGTGGCCCTGGTCGAAGGCCCCGACGCACTGGCGCCGGGCCGGGCTCTCGAACTCGGCTGCGGCACCGGGACCAACGCCGTGTACCTGGCCAGGCACGGCTGGCAGGTGGCAGCCGTCGACCTGGTCGACCGCGCGGTCCGGCAGGCGAGGGAGAAGGCCGCGGCGGCGGAAGTGGACATCCCCGTGCTGTGCGCGGACGCCACCCGGCTCGACGAGGTGGGCCTGCCCGGCCCGTACGACCTGTTCTTCGACCTGAGTTGCTACTGCGGGATTCCCCCGCACCGCCGCGACGCCTACGCGGCCGGCCTCACGCGGCGGGCCGCCCCCGGCGCGCATCTGCTGATGTTCGGCTACGGGCCCGGGGCCTTCGACGACCTGGTGTCCGGCGTCACCGCCGACGAACTCACCGCCAGGTTCACCGGGTGGCGGCTGGTCGACGTGACACCTGGCACCAATCCCGTCCCGACGTTCTGGTTCACCCTGCACCGACGCCGCCACGGCGTGAGCCCTGGCTGA
- a CDS encoding haloacid dehalogenase type II produces MPALEIDALVFDVLGTLVDEPAGIRAGIRDLAPSLADPAIEELLQVWQRHIENAQQRILDGSRPYAASDVLDREAAQLVADAAGFGDPAAVDALALAGRRLPAWPDTVAGLARLAAHFPLIGLSNAGRTALLGLNAHAGLRWHQALSAEDARTYKPTPAVYELAVTVAGVPPERLLMVAAHAWDLRGAQRLGLRTAYVARPVGDPPTPSDRFDLHAKGLDDLADQLGLPVG; encoded by the coding sequence ATGCCCGCCCTTGAGATCGACGCCCTGGTGTTCGATGTGCTCGGCACACTCGTCGACGAACCCGCCGGTATCCGCGCCGGTATCCGTGACCTCGCTCCGTCACTCGCCGATCCCGCGATCGAGGAGCTGTTGCAGGTGTGGCAGCGCCACATCGAGAATGCCCAGCAACGCATCCTGGACGGGAGTCGGCCCTACGCCGCCAGCGACGTTCTGGACCGCGAGGCCGCTCAACTCGTCGCCGATGCGGCGGGGTTCGGCGACCCCGCCGCAGTCGACGCGCTGGCGCTCGCGGGCCGGCGGCTGCCGGCCTGGCCCGACACCGTGGCCGGTCTCGCACGCCTCGCCGCACACTTCCCGTTGATCGGGCTCTCCAACGCCGGCCGGACGGCGCTGCTGGGACTCAACGCCCACGCGGGCCTGCGATGGCACCAAGCGCTCTCCGCCGAGGACGCGCGCACGTACAAGCCGACCCCGGCCGTCTACGAACTCGCGGTCACCGTGGCCGGAGTGCCGCCGGAGCGGCTGCTGATGGTCGCCGCCCACGCCTGGGACCTGCGCGGAGCCCAGCGTCTCGGGCTGCGCACCGCGTACGTGGCCCGACCTGTCGGGGACCCGCCGACGCCGTCGGACCGGTTCGACCTGCACGCCAAGGGACTTGACGACCTGGCCGACCAACTCGGGCTGCCCGTCGGCTGA
- a CDS encoding DUF397 domain-containing protein, translating to MPYTWRKSSYSNGSDPDSCIEVADGHPGIVPVRDSKDPQGPALTFTPDAWTSFLTAVRANEFPTL from the coding sequence ATGCCGTACACCTGGCGCAAGTCGTCCTACAGCAACGGCTCGGACCCCGACAGTTGCATCGAAGTAGCCGACGGCCACCCCGGCATCGTCCCCGTCCGCGACTCCAAGGACCCCCAGGGCCCCGCCCTGACCTTCACCCCCGACGCCTGGACCTCCTTCCTCACGGCCGTCCGGGCGAACGAATTCCCCACCCTCTGA
- a CDS encoding DUF397 domain-containing protein, with product MSHFTPDLSAAAWRKSSYSGSSDPNSCIEVADGFTGVVPVRDSKDPQGPALTFTADAWTSFVSAVQANEFPTA from the coding sequence ATGTCCCACTTCACCCCAGACCTGAGTGCAGCCGCCTGGCGCAAGTCGTCCTACAGCGGTAGCTCGGACCCCAACAGCTGCATCGAGGTGGCCGACGGCTTCACCGGCGTCGTCCCGGTCCGCGACTCCAAGGACCCCCAGGGCCCCGCACTGACCTTCACCGCTGACGCGTGGACGTCGTTCGTCTCGGCCGTCCAGGCGAACGAATTCCCCACCGCCTGA
- a CDS encoding helix-turn-helix domain-containing protein codes for MRRLTWCQDKEKGLSFLMKNAGEATITARSMYAEELARLRKLHGWTLVELGDRCNYEQSYLHRLETGGRLGTLEAAQALDRVYGTGHVAKLWLLAKEEAKRSRYGGFAEVEADATSIQEFCVTTVPGLLQTRAYAETQLRTAEPENEKVLANGVAARMNRQDILTGKKPTIYRGLLDESVIRRLPQDPAVRAEQLERLIDAMQQPNISIQVLPFRAGMHSLLNTALQLLWLPTGRTVAYVETDWSGQLIEEIEDVERLRLLYDQLRDSALSPSESLELLRSALEEHVSCPTSPQT; via the coding sequence GTGCGCCGCTTGACCTGGTGCCAGGACAAGGAGAAAGGGCTCTCTTTTCTGATGAAAAACGCCGGAGAAGCTACCATCACCGCTCGGAGTATGTACGCGGAGGAGCTCGCGCGCCTGCGCAAGCTCCACGGCTGGACCCTCGTGGAACTGGGCGACCGCTGCAATTACGAGCAGTCGTACCTGCACCGCCTGGAGACCGGCGGCCGCCTGGGCACCCTGGAGGCCGCGCAGGCGCTGGACAGGGTGTACGGAACCGGGCACGTGGCCAAGCTCTGGCTGCTGGCCAAGGAGGAAGCGAAGCGGAGCAGGTACGGGGGCTTCGCGGAGGTGGAGGCGGACGCGACCAGCATCCAGGAGTTCTGCGTGACGACCGTCCCAGGTCTGTTGCAGACGAGGGCGTACGCGGAGACCCAACTCCGAACAGCGGAACCGGAGAACGAAAAGGTCCTCGCCAACGGTGTCGCCGCACGGATGAACCGCCAGGACATCCTCACCGGCAAGAAGCCCACGATTTACAGGGGGCTGCTCGACGAGTCAGTGATCCGGCGACTTCCGCAAGATCCGGCGGTTCGTGCCGAGCAGTTGGAGCGGCTGATCGACGCCATGCAGCAACCGAACATCTCGATTCAGGTCCTGCCCTTCCGGGCCGGTATGCACAGCCTGCTCAACACCGCGCTTCAGCTGCTATGGCTGCCGACCGGGCGGACCGTCGCGTACGTAGAGACCGACTGGAGCGGGCAGTTGATCGAGGAAATCGAGGACGTTGAGCGACTCCGGTTGCTCTACGATCAGCTCAGGGACTCCGCATTGTCCCCCTCCGAGTCCCTTGAGCTATTGCGATCCGCACTGGAGGAGCACGTCTCATGTCCCACTTCACCCCAGACCTGA
- a CDS encoding DUF6907 domain-containing protein, with protein MISIPPAPAEFPELPGPARRWTLTSVDGHTLSGYLPPWAGDDPSEHHVPVDQLAHRLADIHHSARFPGQTATVYTAADRSGRPSEQEIFSCTLDCTPYAELPDPRVPVANVHLCEESWIIDLDPEGLLQVADLLRAQADLLDRKVRPALIAAREDWAIGTHSEPQGSP; from the coding sequence ATGATCAGCATTCCGCCCGCACCGGCCGAGTTCCCGGAGTTACCCGGACCCGCGCGGCGGTGGACCCTCACCTCCGTCGACGGGCACACCCTCAGCGGCTATCTGCCGCCGTGGGCCGGGGACGACCCGAGCGAACACCACGTGCCCGTTGACCAGTTGGCTCATCGGCTCGCCGACATCCACCACAGCGCCCGCTTCCCCGGGCAGACCGCCACCGTCTACACCGCGGCCGACCGATCCGGGCGCCCTTCCGAGCAGGAGATCTTCTCCTGCACCCTCGACTGCACGCCCTACGCCGAACTCCCCGACCCCCGCGTGCCGGTGGCCAACGTCCATCTGTGTGAGGAGAGTTGGATCATCGACCTCGACCCGGAGGGGCTGTTGCAGGTAGCCGATCTGCTTCGCGCCCAGGCCGATCTGCTCGACCGCAAGGTGCGACCTGCTCTGATCGCGGCTCGCGAGGACTGGGCCATCGGCACTCACTCCGAGCCCCAGGGCTCGCCCTGA
- a CDS encoding tetratricopeptide repeat protein, producing MDSADKVTNSEDGGGDSGEGGAHGGGVLFDVVVQGRPVTVELAGSVPPEATGLPAPSGAFAGRAAELAELVAVLDPAADRGAEGQRVVLVTAVPGLAGVGVTEVVVQAALRVLAEPGWFPGGVLFTDLDGHDPDPDRRRVPHRVLDGWLRALGMPPEHIPDQLPGRVSLFREVLAAYAEQGRRLLVVVDNAESETRTRALLPADPHTAALVTCRRTMDIAARRHEVAALGPAASVEVLRQALHQLRGPADTRVDDAPEDALHIAESCAGLPLALRITAALLAKSPAQPLAAMADALRAEHTRLDPIRHPGSEQAVRAAFDLAYAHLTPRQARLFRLLPLNAGPHVSTRAAARLIGQEEQNARELLSDLARAHLVVRLAGSRDHWRLHDQIRDYAEELGREHAETDHPDDAAARLLDHYLATARAADARWETRDGAPYDHAYDDVFADRAQAVAWLDAERANLLTAATVTAPRHDHPAETDLAAVLARYFVHGRHFDDCTALVTAAAEILHERGDLTGSAAMLTNLGAALIEASRHDAAVTALTAAAAVHRATADHQGEAIALNNLGLAELGAGRHDEAVTALAAAATLHRAAAAHADEAAALSNLGAALMEARRYDEAIAILVAAGHAYRAVGDTLGEDQTLEALEDAHARRRQSHRPGTQGEPWGSE from the coding sequence GTGGATTCCGCGGACAAGGTCACGAACTCCGAGGACGGCGGCGGCGACAGCGGGGAGGGCGGCGCCCACGGGGGCGGGGTGCTCTTCGACGTGGTGGTCCAAGGCCGCCCTGTCACCGTTGAGTTGGCCGGGAGCGTGCCGCCCGAGGCGACGGGGCTGCCCGCTCCCTCGGGAGCGTTCGCGGGGCGGGCCGCGGAGTTGGCCGAGTTGGTGGCCGTGTTGGACCCGGCCGCTGACAGGGGGGCCGAAGGGCAACGGGTGGTGCTGGTCACCGCGGTACCGGGGCTCGCCGGGGTCGGGGTGACCGAAGTGGTCGTGCAGGCGGCGCTCCGGGTGCTGGCCGAGCCGGGCTGGTTCCCCGGCGGCGTGCTGTTCACGGATCTCGACGGACATGACCCCGACCCGGACCGCCGCAGGGTGCCGCATCGCGTTCTGGACGGGTGGCTGCGGGCGCTCGGGATGCCGCCCGAGCACATACCGGACCAACTGCCGGGCCGGGTAAGCCTGTTCCGAGAGGTGCTCGCGGCCTACGCCGAGCAGGGCCGCCGGCTTCTGGTGGTCGTCGACAACGCGGAAAGCGAGACCCGCACCCGCGCCCTGCTTCCGGCCGACCCGCACACGGCCGCGCTCGTCACCTGCCGTCGCACGATGGACATCGCAGCCCGGCGCCACGAGGTGGCCGCCCTCGGTCCCGCCGCCTCGGTCGAGGTCCTGCGTCAGGCCCTGCACCAGCTACGCGGCCCGGCCGACACGCGTGTGGACGACGCGCCCGAAGACGCCCTGCACATCGCCGAGTCGTGCGCCGGCCTGCCCCTCGCGCTACGGATCACCGCCGCCCTGCTCGCAAAGAGCCCGGCGCAGCCGCTCGCCGCGATGGCGGACGCGCTCCGAGCCGAGCACACCCGGCTGGACCCGATCCGCCACCCCGGCTCCGAACAGGCGGTCCGCGCCGCCTTCGACCTCGCCTACGCCCACCTCACCCCCCGCCAGGCCCGGCTCTTCCGACTCCTCCCCCTCAACGCGGGCCCCCACGTCTCCACCCGGGCCGCCGCCCGCCTCATCGGCCAAGAGGAGCAGAACGCACGGGAGTTGCTGAGCGACCTCGCCCGCGCCCACCTCGTCGTACGCCTCGCGGGGTCGCGGGACCACTGGCGGCTGCACGACCAGATCAGGGATTACGCCGAGGAGTTGGGCCGCGAGCACGCCGAGACCGACCACCCCGACGACGCCGCGGCCCGCCTGCTCGACCACTACCTCGCCACCGCGAGGGCCGCCGACGCCCGGTGGGAGACGCGGGACGGCGCACCGTACGACCACGCGTACGACGACGTGTTCGCCGACCGCGCACAGGCGGTGGCCTGGCTCGACGCCGAACGCGCCAACCTCCTCACCGCGGCCACCGTCACCGCGCCCCGCCACGACCACCCCGCGGAGACCGACCTCGCCGCAGTGCTCGCCCGGTACTTCGTGCACGGCCGGCACTTCGACGACTGCACCGCCCTCGTGACGGCCGCCGCCGAGATCCTTCATGAGCGCGGCGACCTCACGGGATCGGCAGCGATGCTGACCAACCTCGGCGCCGCACTGATCGAGGCGAGCCGCCACGACGCGGCGGTCACCGCGCTCACCGCGGCGGCCGCCGTCCACCGGGCCACCGCCGACCACCAGGGCGAGGCCATCGCCCTGAACAACCTCGGCCTGGCCGAACTCGGGGCGGGCCGCCACGACGAGGCCGTCACCGCGCTCGCCGCGGCGGCCACCCTCCACCGGGCGGCGGCCGCGCACGCCGACGAGGCCGCCGCGCTGAGCAACCTCGGGGCCGCGCTGATGGAGGCACGGCGCTACGACGAGGCCATCGCCATCCTCGTCGCCGCCGGGCACGCCTACCGCGCGGTCGGCGACACCCTGGGCGAGGACCAGACGCTGGAAGCGCTGGAGGACGCCCACGCCAGACGCCGGCAGAGCCACCGGCCAGGGACTCAGGGCGAGCCCTGGGGCTCGGAGTGA
- a CDS encoding DapH/DapD/GlmU-related protein: MYVRTPEFARHVERIVEVTDATSRLNVLPFSDGEGRTALLSVVFGGPLPESVTIYPPFFTEYGLNTTFGENVFVNQGCTFMDKGGIRIGNGVMIAPKVSLITGGHPLPLAERREYLSFAPIVIEDDVWIGTAAVITQGVTIGAGAVVAAGAVVTRDVPAGTMVAGVPARVIKKTD; encoded by the coding sequence ATGTATGTCCGTACGCCTGAGTTCGCGCGTCACGTGGAGCGGATCGTGGAGGTGACCGATGCGACGTCTCGACTGAACGTGCTTCCGTTCAGCGACGGCGAAGGTCGCACGGCACTACTTTCCGTTGTGTTCGGTGGCCCGCTGCCGGAATCGGTGACGATCTACCCACCGTTCTTCACCGAGTACGGGCTGAACACGACGTTCGGGGAGAACGTCTTCGTCAACCAGGGATGCACCTTCATGGACAAGGGAGGCATCCGTATCGGGAACGGCGTGATGATCGCCCCGAAGGTCAGCCTCATCACCGGCGGCCATCCGCTGCCCCTGGCCGAGCGCCGCGAGTACCTCTCCTTCGCCCCGATCGTCATCGAGGACGACGTCTGGATCGGGACGGCTGCCGTGATCACGCAGGGGGTGACCATCGGTGCCGGTGCGGTGGTCGCCGCCGGCGCGGTGGTCACTCGTGATGTTCCTGCCGGCACCATGGTCGCGGGAGTGCCCGCCCGGGTGATCAAGAAGACCGACTGA
- a CDS encoding LysR family transcriptional regulator codes for MDVEALRTFVAVAETGQFQAAADELGISQQAVSKRIAALERHTEVPLLVRTSRGSRLSLDGQVFLPHAKKVLVAIEQAEQAVRPGSRPLRVDVLNRRISPARAVYRFYRSHPETDLDAVTLSDENAAQAAHAVLEGTIDASFRALPADQVPAGISAERLLDTPLELLVGPGHPLADAPWVSPADLAGHRIWIPGIRLGTEWAAFYQAMSETFGLSIDALGPHFGDEALMDALAAPASPATLVGSGDRYLWPQNHDLRRIPLHDPTPVYPHVLLFRSGDRHPVLSALRDHLRTAGPRTPHDVWAPDWMDR; via the coding sequence GTGGACGTTGAAGCGCTGCGGACGTTCGTGGCCGTCGCTGAGACCGGCCAGTTCCAGGCTGCGGCCGATGAGCTGGGGATCAGTCAGCAGGCGGTCTCCAAGCGGATCGCGGCCCTGGAGAGGCACACCGAGGTCCCGCTCCTGGTGCGGACCTCCCGAGGCTCGCGGCTGAGCCTGGACGGGCAGGTCTTCCTGCCGCACGCCAAGAAGGTCCTGGTGGCCATCGAGCAGGCCGAGCAGGCCGTGCGCCCCGGAAGCCGTCCCTTGCGCGTCGATGTCCTCAATCGGCGCATCTCCCCGGCCCGGGCCGTCTACCGGTTCTACCGCTCCCACCCCGAGACCGACCTGGACGCGGTCACGCTGAGCGACGAGAACGCCGCCCAGGCCGCCCACGCGGTGCTCGAAGGGACCATCGACGCGTCCTTCCGTGCCCTGCCGGCAGACCAGGTCCCGGCCGGGATCAGCGCCGAACGGCTCCTGGACACACCCCTGGAGCTCCTGGTCGGCCCCGGCCACCCGCTGGCTGACGCGCCCTGGGTCAGTCCTGCGGACCTGGCCGGCCACCGCATCTGGATTCCCGGGATCAGGCTCGGCACGGAGTGGGCGGCGTTCTACCAGGCGATGTCCGAGACCTTCGGCCTGAGTATCGACGCGCTCGGCCCCCACTTCGGTGACGAGGCCCTGATGGACGCGCTCGCCGCCCCGGCCTCGCCGGCCACCCTCGTCGGCAGCGGGGACCGGTACCTGTGGCCCCAGAACCACGACCTACGGCGCATCCCGTTGCACGACCCGACCCCGGTCTACCCGCACGTGCTGCTGTTCCGCAGCGGAGACCGGCACCCTGTGCTGAGCGCGCTACGCGACCATCTGCGCACCGCGGGCCCGCGAACCCCGCACGACGTGTGGGCGCCGGACTGGATGGACCGCTGA
- a CDS encoding DNA-binding response regulator, producing the protein MSVESGVRVLRGEAEVFARTHHLFATAGELWCAARDLNTWALGQEFPGRLPDTHPRLRKLYQPSALMSPPMARHLRAVAASPDAQVRITADTINETIIIDQRFAILAGDLGAGRRSYSVVSEPTLVQNVTSLFEAAWRSATDLAVYDVQHAELREMAPRVLELLASGCKDETAARVLGLGVRTYRRRVAELMSALGADSRFQAGARARDLGLI; encoded by the coding sequence ATGAGCGTGGAGAGCGGCGTGCGCGTACTGCGCGGCGAGGCGGAGGTTTTCGCCCGCACGCACCACCTGTTCGCCACGGCCGGTGAGCTGTGGTGCGCGGCGCGCGACCTCAACACCTGGGCCCTCGGTCAGGAGTTTCCCGGCCGGCTGCCCGATACGCATCCCCGGTTGCGCAAGCTGTACCAGCCGAGCGCGCTGATGAGCCCGCCGATGGCCCGGCATCTGCGGGCCGTGGCGGCTTCTCCGGACGCGCAGGTCCGCATCACGGCGGACACCATCAACGAGACGATCATCATCGACCAGCGGTTCGCCATCCTCGCGGGCGATCTGGGCGCGGGACGGCGCAGCTACAGCGTGGTCTCCGAGCCGACGCTGGTCCAGAACGTCACCTCGCTGTTCGAGGCGGCCTGGCGGTCGGCGACCGATCTCGCGGTCTACGACGTGCAGCACGCGGAGCTGCGCGAGATGGCGCCGCGGGTGCTCGAACTGCTCGCCTCCGGCTGCAAGGACGAGACGGCGGCCCGGGTGCTGGGCCTCGGGGTGCGCACGTATCGGCGCCGGGTCGCGGAGCTGATGTCCGCGCTGGGGGCGGACTCCCGTTTCCAGGCGGGTGCGCGGGCCCGCGATCTGGGGCTGATCTAG